A stretch of DNA from Fundulus heteroclitus isolate FHET01 chromosome 22, MU-UCD_Fhet_4.1, whole genome shotgun sequence:
AGACGTTAACATATTGATGTCTAATTTACGGAGCCCCTAAGgggacatggagaaaaaaaaaaaaggaaagaaatcccgacttattatcgcgagatcccgAGAAACTAAGTCGAGATCTCGagatcccgacttattatcgcgagatcccgacttattatcTCGAGATCCCAActtattatcgcgagatcccgacttattatcgcgagatcccgacttattatcgcgagatcccgTGACATTTCTGAAAAATCGCGAGttacttttttgggggggaaaggCATGTTTTTATGCGGTAAACGTGGGGGAGTGTGTCTACATTGATTATGGAGGACGACTTATATCATTTTCTGCGGTCCAGAGATGTCCCAGAGGAGGATATCATGCACATGCAAAGAGACAAGGTAAATATAATCgcataaaacattgtttgataAATATCCGCTCAGTGAAAAACTACGTTTGATAGCCTTAGCATAGCTCTCagctctcacgcattgaccgtgtgacacacgcatttcactaacttcacacgctcacacgcaacacatgacatttcacacgcaaacatggcatttctcacgcataaaaatcacaaagcccatctgggcagcggacgataaaaactccgccttctgctgagatgtttcagcttttttcacagcttatggccatcagtaattcctgctgcagttcatgttaacagagcagcaggaagagtgatcagagttatgaataattttagtcttaacagtggtgaaagtgagccggtaaggtcctgtaccgcgtacacaggaggggagggggggggggtggagctgctgcaagatgaccggttcattcagaaccagtcatggctgcacgctgatcataaaaacagttctgctaaccagatgcagtttaaaacgccacttggtcagtttataagtttcgtttttattaattctgcattttgtaactacatgcaccgtatttctgtgcctccgcgcttgctcctctcccccctcctttccctcggagcaggtgctttctgggcgtcagtgcgcccagaaagcactgacgagagcaatagagatttgtctggtcagcgcggcgactgactgagaaacctgtcgctgtgaaaggtgataatggttataaactgtaacagtctagaagtgcattgagctgaaaagagggagacatcagcagctggatcgtgcgtaaagacgcagcgggaacctctgtgtgcttcagtgttgctgctgaggggatcataaaggcttgatgaaactcagcctgattcaccaatcaggttatagatttacaatgataaacaacccatagatgaatgtgtaacagtataataaatcggttaataattaaaatctacttaattttattcagtattatttgaacaattgtgtattatttatgttttaatccattaactgaacaattaagtattattattattaagtattaatatgtctctttctctttttaacacaagtaatacatgtctacttcattgtctggtgggataaaaatgagatggagttgactccaccggctcttccagggtccggttagccccgcccccaaacaagccccgcccccaaattagcataatctcactcctaacttttgataaaagttgagaggtctggccTTAGGTAAGAACCGCTTTGTATTTTATCaagaaaaacttgttttatCTGTTAAAGTTTGACCACACATTCTACAATTTGTCTTCAAAAAAGGGGGTTACTATGGCAACGGCACAACAAATTATGCGACCCATAACTAGCAGCGATAGTGCTACACAAGAAGTCTTCGCATGGCTTTCTGAAATACAActattactatatatatatatatatatatatatatatatatatatatatatatatatatatatataaaaagatgtGGATGTCtttattctaattatttttttattttttatgtctccAGGTGGACAAGGCTGTGCTGTCTATAATGACAGATGAACAGATGACCAATTACATCACTTCATATGGTGACAGAATAGCAGTTCTGTCTTTTTGTCAGCAAAGTACACTTATTGCAGAAAAAGATACTCTTCTCCAGAACTTAAGAGATAAAATTGGAGCACGGAAAATGAGATCTAGGACCAAAAGAGCTGTTTGTAGCACATCTGGTTTGTTCCAAATGCAAGGGGTGGAGATGGCAAGAGGAAGAAGTAAGGCAGCAGGGAGGAGTTCGAGAAAAATTGAAATTGGGTGGCTTCATTTTCACATTGATGAATACCAACAAGTGAGAACAAGAAATGGTGGAGGAACGAGGCATGTAACAGTGGATAAAACTACAACTGTTTCTCAAATTCTTGAAATGGGaaaggagcttttttttccagatgggACCTCCACCAAAGGGGTAATTGAAGACTTTCTTTTTGAAGTTTGTGACTTCCAAAAAAATCGGATTTCTTTAGATGAAACAGTCGGAAGTCTTTATGAAAAAACCAAGCTGAAGCTTCTACGGTTTTACATGTgcacaaagaaagaagaaacagTTCAGTTTTCATCTGAAGAAGATTGTCAAAGTCCTGAACAACCAAATGACATGGACTCAACCCCAACAGCTAGAAAAGGATCTTTTGGTGAAATGGAGGATTGTGATGATCAAACTTTGAATCACCTAGACTCTTCCTACAACCATTCTGGAGTTGTTGATTTTACAGATCCACCTCATTCTGGATCCACACCTCGGCAGCCCCAGCCCTTCAGCTCTGAAAATTCTGGATCTGTTCCACACATGGATGAGGGAGACACGGTTGTATGGAATCCTGAAGAGGACCTAATTGGATTGGATGATGACAGTGACATAGTCGTTGTAACACTAAATTATGACAACACTGAAGAAGTTGTACAGGTAAGATCAGAAACACTTTGGCGTGATACGATTTAGATACTTATAGAAGTGATATGTGACATTTGAATTGAGGTAAAATAGTAACATATTAATTGGTAGAATTTACATAGTTTTTTTGTGATGTATTTTTAATCAACTGTGAAATAAATATCTATCTTAAGGCAAAGGTATGAATAGTTTAACACTTGTGTTGTGTGCTGTAATCAAACATAACTTTATATATTACAATACTGTACAACTTTGTCATTCAGGACGATCTCAGCAGTCCCTTTGGACACGGTTCCCCGATACTGTTGCCTTCAGCCAGGAGTCTCTTCTCATCACAAATGCAAACCAGTAATATGGAGGCAGGACAAACTGGCCAGGTGAAATGGACACAGTCAATACAACCCAGAGCTCATTTTCTCCTCTGTAATGAACAACTCAGtaccaccttttttttaaaggtcatgCAATTATTACATCTTTTGAAttgaatacatatttttttattgaattgaatatatatttttcatttaattgaattggtattttctatttaattaaaaaaaatcatatgaaAGTATTAAAGTATGGATTAAGCAGAAGGGTTAGTGTTCCACCAGATCTTCCAAAGTTCTACAAATTAGCTTGGTAATCATAACATAGTAATGAAGAGAATATTAACAAACAAATGTCCAATCTGTTTGTAGAAATCTCAtatttgtatctgtgttgttaatAATGGTTATTGCTTTATCTTTTACCCAGGACTCTGGCTTGATTCCACCCGAAGATTCTCACCCAAGTTCAAGCGGTCTACTGCCCCAATCTGTTTCAGCTGGTAACTCAGAAAATCTAGCAAACCATCTACATGTGTCAATTCGCAGGATCAAGGTTGTGGAAGATCTTTTGGCTGTGTTTATGGAAAACAACCTTTGGAATCAGACTTTAAAAATGGAGTTTGTGAATGAAAGAGCAATCGATGATGCTGGGGTATCAAGGGAGGTTTACACTGCATTTTGGGAGCAGTTTTTGGAACAGTGTGAGGGTGAAACAGAGCGAGTTCCCAGGTTGAGGCCTGACTTTTGTGAGTCTGAATGGCAAGCCATTGGACACATTTGGGTCAAAGGATTTCTAGACCATGGAGTCATTCCAGTGAGGCTATCGAAAGCTTTCATTTTAGCTTGTGTCCATGGAATTGAATCAGTGGATGATGATGTATTGATCCCATCATTTCTCAACTACCTCCCTCTAGTAGAGAGATCAGCTGTTGAGAAGGCTCTACAGGGCACCATGGATCAAGGTGATGAAGAGGACTTGCTAGACCTCTTCACAAGGATGGGGTCCCACTTCCTGCCTCCCAATGAGAACATTCAGCAGGCCATTGAAACCATGGCTCACAAGGCAATTCTTCAAGAGCCAAAGTATATATTGGATTGCTTCTCCACATCCATGGCATGTGTACAAGTGGAACTTGCTGACAAGAAAAGTCTGTTGTCTTTGTATGAAAAAAAGAAGGCCTCAGGTAAAAGACTGTTACAGCT
This window harbors:
- the LOC118557058 gene encoding uncharacterized protein LOC118557058 encodes the protein MGKELFFPDGTSTKGVIEDFLFEVCDFQKNRISLDETVGSLYEKTKLKLLRFYMCTKKEETVQFSSEEDCQSPEQPNDMDSTPTARKGSFGEMEDCDDQTLNHLDSSYNHSGVVDFTDPPHSGSTPRQPQPFSSENSGSVPHMDEGDTVVWNPEEDLIGLDDDSDIVVVTLNYDNTEEVVQDDLSSPFGHGSPILLPSARSLFSSQMQTSNMEAGQTGQDSGLIPPEDSHPSSSGLLPQSVSAGNSENLANHLHVSIRRIKVVEDLLAVFMENNLWNQTLKMEFVNERAIDDAGVSREVYTAFWEQFLEQCEGETERVPRLRPDFCESEWQAIGHIWVKGFLDHGVIPVRLSKAFILACVHGIESVDDDVLIPSFLNYLPLVERSAVEKALQGTMDQGDEEDLLDLFTRMGSHFLPPNENIQQAIETMAHKAILQEPKYILDCFSTSMACVQVELADKKSLLSLYEKKKASGKRLLQLFESANVTLSQREQTTFNHLQRFVKNADEDKAEKILRFCTGSSVICVDKILICFNTETGLNRRPVAHTCGATLELPCTYSSYPDFRTEFDNILSSNYFEMDII